A window of the Lactuca sativa cultivar Salinas chromosome 7, Lsat_Salinas_v11, whole genome shotgun sequence genome harbors these coding sequences:
- the LOC111894599 gene encoding F-box/kelch-repeat protein At3g06240 → MSRSPHSIFNLPQDVIFDILSRLPTKSLIQFTSVCTSSPPLISHPSFTKLHLSSSAAAADDQHLLVYYESTDYINQFYSFRSPITFQESLKLQIPYKNLHGYLRIVGSNKGVICFFDTNYYSNVGMVILWNPSIKKLKKIDDPSYILDRVSHFVVGFGFVSRTCEFKIVVIVYYLDNSNTNSVSVYSLGTDSWKKKEDNIAPCYLMRGWSNNVFVNGFVNWLACKQEIRGVSHEIMAFDLEDEIFHVLELPKNIRPSYNQVHLASYGESSSLTFCAHYLELNGEKWDMWVMSDYGVVDSWRKVCVISQPMLSIPPLLMKNDNEVLIVTNDGRLMLFDVNKNEMFDLKTCGLPRMYRAINYTASLALLHG, encoded by the coding sequence ATGTCAAGATCTCCCCACTCCATCTTCAACCTCCCGCAAGATGTCATCTTTGACATCCTCTCTCGTCTTCCCACCAAATCCCTAATTCAGTTCACTTCTGTATGTACTTCATCCCCACCGTTAATCTCCCACCCTTCTTTCACCAAACTCCACCTCTCTTCTTCCGCCGCCGCAGCCGACGACCAACACCTACTCGTCTACTATGAATCCACCGATTACATCAACCAATTCTACTCCTTCAGATCCCCAATCACCTTCCAAGAATCGCTTAAACTTCAGATCCCCTACAAAAACCTTCATGGGTACCTCCGAATTGTGGGATCAAACAAGGGTGTAATCTGTTTCTTCGATACAAATTATTACTCGAACGTCGGTATGGTAATTCTCTGGAACCCTAGTATTAAAAAGCTGAAGAAAATCGACGACCCTAGTTATATTCTCGATAGAGTTTCTCATTTTGTTGTTGGGTTTGGTTTTGTTTCAAGGACCTGTGAGTTTAAGATCGTTGTGATTGTTTATTATCTGGACAATTCCAACACCAACAGTGTATCAGTTTATTCTCTTGGTACCGATTCATGGAAGAAAAAGGAAGACAATATCGCTCCATGTTATTTGATGAGGGGTTGGTCTAATAATGTGTTTGTCAACGGTTTTGTAAATTGGTTAGCTTGTAAGCAAGAAATTAGGGGTGTATCGCATGAAATAATGGCGTTTGATTTAGAGGATGAGATTTTTCATGTTCTTGAATTACCAAAGAACATTAGGCCTTCTTATAATCAAGTTCACCTAGCTTCATATGGCGAGTCTTCTTCTTTAACCTTTTGTGCTCATTATCTTGAGCTCAATGGAGAAAAATGGGATATGTGGGTGATGAGTGATTATGGAGTGGTGGATTCTTGGAGGAAAGTTTGTGTGATTTCACAGCCTATGTTATCAATTCCACCATTGTTGATGAAGAATGATAATGAGGTTTTGATTGTGACAAATGATGGGAGGCTTATGTTGTTTGATGTGAACAAGAATGAGATGTTTGATCTCAAGACATGTGGTTTGCCTCGTATGTATCGTGCTATCAATTATACTGCTAGCTTAGCTCTTCTTCATGGTTGA
- the LOC111894600 gene encoding anthocyanidin reductase ((2S)-flavan-3-ol-forming) isoform X1 codes for MQMESKNRSRVCVTGGGGYIGSALVHSLLQSGYTVHATLRNLGDESKVGLLRGFPYAEDELHLFEADMYKPEEFEEAIQGCVFVFHVATPLLHTTGYKYNDTVEATISAVKIADICIRSRTVKRLIYTASVVAASPLKDDGSGYKITIDESCWTPLHLNIPYSNHLLKEYTEAKTKAEQEMLKIGEEKASELEVVTLSCGLVGGRGHLPYAPDSLLVLISQIINPSTHYQSLKYLEELLGKIPILHIEDTCRAHIFCAETPLVNGRFLCSSSYISTAEIAKYFQENYPQLHLKHEYFEEHKTETKWGSKKLEDYGFGYKHNMKTILDDSLKCASVLNTLKSMSN; via the exons ATGCAAATGGAGAGTAAGAACAGGAGCAGGGTTTGTGTCACCGGAGGTGGTGGTTATATTGGGTCAGCCTTGGTTCACTCACTTCTACAAAGTGGCTACACTGTCCATGCTACTCTTAGAAACCTTG GTGATGAATCCAAGGTGGGGCTTTTGAGAGGTTTCCCATACGCTGAAGACGAGCTTCATTTGTTTGAAGCTGATATGTACAAACCAGAAGAGTTTGAAGAAGCAATACAAGGTTGTGTCTTTGTTTTCCATGTTGCAACCCCCTTGTTACACACTACTGGCTACaag TACAATGATACGGTTGAAGCAACAATTAGTGCAGTGAAGATCGCAGATATTTGCATACGATCAAGGACAGTGAAGCGTCTCATCTACACTGCCTCAGTTGTCGCAGCTTCACCTTTGAAAGATGATGGGAGTGGTTATAAGATCACCATAGATGAAAGTTGTTGGACACCCCTTCATCTCAATATCCCTTACAGCAATCATTTATTAAAA GAGTACACAGAAGCGAAAACAAAAGCCGAGCAAGAGATGTTGAAAATTGGGGAAGAGAAAGCAAGTGAACTAGAGGTGGTGACATTAAGCTGTGGATTGGTGGGAGGGAGAGGTCATCTACCATATGCTCCAGACAGTTTGTTGGTGTTGATATCACAAATTATCAATCCTTCGACTCATTACCAGTCACTAAAGTACTTGGAAGAATTGTTAGGAAAAATCCCGATTTTGCATATTGAGGACACTTGTCGAGCACATATCTTTTGTGCTGAGACTCCATTGGTTAATGGAAGATTCTTATGCTCTAGCTCTTACATATCAACTGCAGAAATCGCCAAGTATTTTCAGGAAAACTACCCACAGCTTCATTTGAAACACGA gtactttgaaGAACATAAGACAGAAACCAAATGGGGCTCCAAGAAGCTTGAAGATTATGGTTTTGGTTACAAGCACAATATGAAGACGATCTTGGATGATAGTCTCAAATGTGCAAGTGTCTTGAACACACTCAAGTCAATGTCAAATTGA
- the LOC111894600 gene encoding bifunctional dihydroflavonol 4-reductase/flavanone 4-reductase isoform X2 produces MQMESKNRSRVCVTGGGGYIGSALVHSLLQSGYTVHATLRNLGDESKVGLLRGFPYAEDELHLFEADMYKPEEFEEAIQGCVFVFHVATPLLHTTGYKEYTEAKTKAEQEMLKIGEEKASELEVVTLSCGLVGGRGHLPYAPDSLLVLISQIINPSTHYQSLKYLEELLGKIPILHIEDTCRAHIFCAETPLVNGRFLCSSSYISTAEIAKYFQENYPQLHLKHEYFEEHKTETKWGSKKLEDYGFGYKHNMKTILDDSLKCASVLNTLKSMSN; encoded by the exons ATGCAAATGGAGAGTAAGAACAGGAGCAGGGTTTGTGTCACCGGAGGTGGTGGTTATATTGGGTCAGCCTTGGTTCACTCACTTCTACAAAGTGGCTACACTGTCCATGCTACTCTTAGAAACCTTG GTGATGAATCCAAGGTGGGGCTTTTGAGAGGTTTCCCATACGCTGAAGACGAGCTTCATTTGTTTGAAGCTGATATGTACAAACCAGAAGAGTTTGAAGAAGCAATACAAGGTTGTGTCTTTGTTTTCCATGTTGCAACCCCCTTGTTACACACTACTGGCTACaag GAGTACACAGAAGCGAAAACAAAAGCCGAGCAAGAGATGTTGAAAATTGGGGAAGAGAAAGCAAGTGAACTAGAGGTGGTGACATTAAGCTGTGGATTGGTGGGAGGGAGAGGTCATCTACCATATGCTCCAGACAGTTTGTTGGTGTTGATATCACAAATTATCAATCCTTCGACTCATTACCAGTCACTAAAGTACTTGGAAGAATTGTTAGGAAAAATCCCGATTTTGCATATTGAGGACACTTGTCGAGCACATATCTTTTGTGCTGAGACTCCATTGGTTAATGGAAGATTCTTATGCTCTAGCTCTTACATATCAACTGCAGAAATCGCCAAGTATTTTCAGGAAAACTACCCACAGCTTCATTTGAAACACGA gtactttgaaGAACATAAGACAGAAACCAAATGGGGCTCCAAGAAGCTTGAAGATTATGGTTTTGGTTACAAGCACAATATGAAGACGATCTTGGATGATAGTCTCAAATGTGCAAGTGTCTTGAACACACTCAAGTCAATGTCAAATTGA